AATCCAAGCAACGCAGGCCTAAAAAGCCGGGGCATGACCCCGGCTTTTTAGCTAAAGCAGCAGAAGCCTCTCGCCATACTCTCCGATGTGGCGTGAGATGATGCGAGTGAGTTGAGTTTTAAGTTGCAACATGGGTATGGAGTGGATTGTCGGACTATTAACAGGGATCATGACTCTACTTGCGCCCGTTGGGGTGATTAGCGAAAGCCTAGTGGAAGATGCCCTTCGCGATCGCCTTTCGTCTGCCGAATCTCTCCAGGTGCGGATCGATAATGTGCCGACGCATCAACTTTTGGAAGGACGGGTCGATCGGGTACGGATTGCAGGTCGAGGACTGTATCCATTACCGGATGCGCGAATTGCACTGCTGGACATCGAAACCGATCCCATTGATGTGCAAATGGATCAAGTACGCCAGGGGCACCTCCGACTGGAGGAACCGCTGCAAATGGCGATGCATGTGGTAATTACAGAAGATGACCTGCAAACCGCGCTGCAATCAGAAGCCGTGATTGAGCAGTTGCAAGACTGGAGTGAGGATATTTTTGGTGAGGGCATAGACGGGTATGACCTAGTTGACCCCAAAGTACAGTTTTTGGGCGATCGCCGCCTCCAGGTGAAGGTGCAACTCCAGGGGCGATCGCCCGATGTGGATCCCATTGCCATTTCCGCTGCGGTCACGATCGACGCCTTGGGAGCCCAGGTACAGCTTCTCGATCCTCAAATTACGATTGATAACGAACCCTTGCCGGATGAACTCGTCAATCCCGTTGTGCAGGGCTTAAATCAACAGCTTGATCTGCGATCGCTAGAAAACGAAGGGATCACCGCCCGTTTGCTAGACTGGGAATTAACCCCCGATACGCTATCAATAGTGGCTTTTGTCAAAGCGGAACCCAAAGCATTGCGATAGACGTTGACTAATCGGTTCCCAATTGTGGCGATTCACAACTAAGTTGCTTCTCCCCTGCTAATCCTGATGTAGGATGCAGGCACAACCCTTCAGTCCTGTTCGTCAGGGGATCCAGGGAGATCCGACGATGGCCTCTAGCGGCTAACACTACATTTACAGGAGTTTCAACCATGCAAGATCCGAACGTGCGCGATCGCGAACCCAGCACTGCCCCCTCTTGGAAAATCATTGCTGGCCTGGTTGCGGCTGTGGTTTTGGTCGGTGGAGGGGCAGCCGTTTGGACCATGAACTCTGCGAACGCTCCTGGAACCAATCCGGTGGAGTCTACGGACGGTACCGCCGTCAACCCGTCCGATCCGTCTGAAACAGCGGTTCCACAGGAAGCAATGATTCAGGCCTATGTCCTGGAAATCGATGGCAACAGCTTTAAGCTGGTGCCTGCCAGCGTGCCCACCAGTAGCACGGAGCCAGCCGAGCAATTAAAGGACAGCTTCAAGTACATCCTGTCGCCCGATCAGGTGGAAACTGGGTTCTCAGAAATTCCAGCGGGGACGAAACTGCTGAACCTCACCATAGAGGACGATGGCGTGCATGTGGATTTGTCCTCCCAGTTCACCCAAGGGGGAGGCAGCGCCTCCATGACCGGACGCTTGGGACAAGTGGTATACACAGCCTCTAGCCTTGATCCAACTGCATCTGTATGGATTTCGGTAGACGGCAAGCCGCTAGAGGTGTTGGGAGGTGAGGGGTTGATGGTAGACCAGCCCATGACCCGCGCCAGCTTCGATCAGAATTTCCCGCTGTAGCGATCGCCCCTACTTCTGCGTATTTCAGACTATCGATCATCCCCCCACAGACTCGCTAGGACGGGTGGAGATGTTGGCTTGTATCCTCCTATGACTCCAAAAAATGAGACGCCTGCACTGATTGCGTCGTTGCTCCTAACGGTGGGTTTGCTGGGGGGAGGTGGGTGGTGGTTGATGCGCCAACTCAATATCGGGCGATTGCCCCAATCCCAGGTCGTCAGTGAAACGCCGAGTACCTGAACATCCTCCGAGTCTCCAGAGGTGACCACGGCCGATCGTTTTGCGGATGTCTCTAAAGTCCCGACAGGCTTATTTTCCTACGGCGGCAGCACCACCTGGGCTCCGATTCGGGGATTCGCTGATCCAGCAATTCAATCTGCTTTATCCGGATTTCAGCTTCGATATGTCGATCCAGCCAGCGGTGCCCCAGGCTCGTCGGCAGGCATTCGCATGTTGTTAGACGGACAGCTTAGTTTTGCCCAATCATCCCGTCCCTTAACCGATGAGGAGTACCAACGGGCAACCCAACGGGGGGGTCGCTGCAGCAAATTGCCGTCGCCCTAGAAGGATTGGCGATCGCCGTCAATCCAGACCTGCCTGTGGCGGTTAATCCAGCAGGCGGGCTTTGTGCCACTGCGATCGCCATAGTTACTGATGCTCGCTAATTGAGTCGCTGTTTTAGCCAGAAATTGAGAAGAG
The window above is part of the Synechococcales cyanobacterium T60_A2020_003 genome. Proteins encoded here:
- a CDS encoding DUF2993 domain-containing protein; this translates as MTLLAPVGVISESLVEDALRDRLSSAESLQVRIDNVPTHQLLEGRVDRVRIAGRGLYPLPDARIALLDIETDPIDVQMDQVRQGHLRLEEPLQMAMHVVITEDDLQTALQSEAVIEQLQDWSEDIFGEGIDGYDLVDPKVQFLGDRRLQVKVQLQGRSPDVDPIAISAAVTIDALGAQVQLLDPQITIDNEPLPDELVNPVVQGLNQQLDLRSLENEGITARLLDWELTPDTLSIVAFVKAEPKALR
- a CDS encoding GerMN domain-containing protein — encoded protein: MQDPNVRDREPSTAPSWKIIAGLVAAVVLVGGGAAVWTMNSANAPGTNPVESTDGTAVNPSDPSETAVPQEAMIQAYVLEIDGNSFKLVPASVPTSSTEPAEQLKDSFKYILSPDQVETGFSEIPAGTKLLNLTIEDDGVHVDLSSQFTQGGGSASMTGRLGQVVYTASSLDPTASVWISVDGKPLEVLGGEGLMVDQPMTRASFDQNFPL
- a CDS encoding substrate-binding domain-containing protein produces the protein MTTADRFADVSKVPTGLFSYGGSTTWAPIRGFADPAIQSALSGFQLRYVDPASGAPGSSAGIRMLLDGQLSFAQSSRPLTDEEYQRATQRGGRCSKLPSP